The genomic interval ATGgagttcaaattttattttgaattaagttctagttaaaattatttatatttttaaactttgaattgaatttaaatattatatattttttgaacttaaatttaaatattaataattttataccATATTCTGTTCATTTGCACCCCTAGAGTAGCTTAGGACTTCAAACAAAATTGGTTTACTCTAAATTGGTTCAAATGAACTGCATAAGGTTTTGTTTTTTTCACTGCACATGCAAATCACATATGCAATATACAAATCATTAATCACCTATGTATGGTTCTCTAAAATATGGACGGTGAACCAGGAAGGGATCGTAATCATTTATGATCAGATCACCATCACGATCTGACCACAAATACGAATGACACATTCCCTGGACCATAAAAAAGTGGTCCAGAGGATGTGCTCCCTCATAATGGCCATAAACTTTTCTCCACCACATGTTATTGACTTGGCTAATAAAAGccaattaaataactaaaaaaatGTGATGGAGATGCCATTTAATCTCAAAGAAAGTTGGGTAAAAAAAAAAGGTCGCTCTGTTTTTATTAAAATCAGGggcattttttatttattataaaaaacatCTCATTCTGCGTTAATATatctttattttcaaaactatctttatttttaaagatattgtaacatagatatttaaaaaataaagatattgtAACATAATTTTGATCAACACAAGTAAATTATGTTCTAACAACTCTAAATCATAGCTATCTTGTAACATGATTCCTTATTTTACTGTGAGCTGTGCATGCATATCTGAGTAATATGATTCGGTGCATGCATCTCCGAGTAATGCGACTCCTTATTTACTGTGAGtgttaatgataataataaaaaataattttatataaataaatttattgattttaataaatacatattaaaaaattattttctattctATGTTTTTTTCTTCATCTATTAATTTCAAGAAATCGTGCTTATGAGTAATGTGATTCCTCTTTGGGAGGACACCAGATGTTGACACCACTATCATTATTCCCTCAAGCAAAAGTCCAagtgtttttttatatatattaaacagtcTTACAATATGAACATATTTTTGACCTATGAAAAAAAAATCGAAGTAAATTAGGAAACAcacctaaaagaaaaaaaagatttttttctaAGAATCCATCATTTTTTTTCAATCACGTATTATTTGTATTGATATATCTTCAAGACATTAAGGGAAAAAAAGTAGGAGGAAAGATTTTTATTAGCGAAGGATTCATAAGTTAGAAGGATAAAGATAGATTAAATATTCATGTTGGCTAGTGCATAAcagtgaatatatatatatcctagtTTTATCGTATTACAATCCATAACTCTTAATGCTATGGACACTTCATCTCTTGTCAACACTAGTCAATATTGGTCAACATCATATTTTAACAGCTATGGATCGTAGTTGCTATAATATAATAGTTTGGGCCCCTAGGGCATAACATAGTGGTGGATATATGGTATTTCTAACGTAATaatcaggggtcgattctcaaaaGTTGACTATCTAAAATTTATTTCATCATGCACCTAATGTCTATGTATTTGTATTTATCTCTATTCATATTTATAAGACTAGCACTAAAAGATGTGTATTTATCACTATTCATATTCAAAAGACTAGCACTAAAAGAATGTTAAAATAGTATAATATGATAGTTTGGAGTACCATTTAATATAATATAGATAGTTTATTTCTAATCATATTGTATTAGAGTAGTCTGTTATAATTGTATACGTGTAGTATCTATTGAATTATAACagttataattattttataatatttacgggatcataattattttaattgatcGAATAGTAGCCATTATAGTTCAAAATTTCATTCCGTGTCGGGCGGAATAGGCGAAATTTATCATTCCGCCTATGCACTGAAATCGGCACCGAACTAGGGAAGATTTCGTTGCGTCGTGCGTCACTTGTCATCACGCGGTAGCATGGATAGCATCGTCAGAATCTTCCCGTGCCGCCAGAAGTGTCGCAGGGCGACAAAAGCGTCGGAGGCGACGGAGGCGTCGCAACGTGACGTTTCTAGTGGTGCCGAAAGCGACACGAGGCGCTTCTGGCATTGCTGGAAGCATCGCCGGACACCTCTGGTGCCGCCGGAGGTGTCATCGGACACCTCCGGCGCTGTCGGAGGCGTCCGCGGGGCGTCAGATGGGTCGCGATGTCACGGCTTCAGCATGGGTTACTGtgcaaaattaattttataaattaaataaatcaaacaattcTCATTTCCACTTAATTGTGATATTTTAAAGAgtcttttataaaccctaattaaattatcctaataaaatataaaaaatatatttaaaattttttaaaaaataagaaattttattaaataatattttgaaattatttttactatttaaaaaattctaaaaaattttataaaaattctaataaattaaatttttattcttatatatatatattttaattattttatatttttttactattttaatatttaattgatattctaattttttttactattttaaatatatattatttaaactattaattaattaaataaacaaatagttaatttatatgattattatatataaaatagtattttgtATTAACTTATATAATTATGAGTATTTAATCTAGATATTCGAGAACTATAATAGTACCAATTCTAAGTAAAATATTACAAGAATCATTGCTTccatttaacatattatattatgatatatcaattttaattagAGTTATTTATacatcaattatttttttaaaatgatatttaattatttttataataatattaagttgtttaataatggagaacttatataaaattaatatataatttatttttaaattatacataataaatatatttatctaatcattattatatataaataaaaaatacgtATCGGCACGACACGATATATATGATATCGAAATCGTATCATTCTGATTTAAGATCGAAATCTAGACAtgggtcaaaattttaaacatgGGCAATCATGAACGTTACAATAACACTAAAATAAggataattttagaaaataaaatatggGATGTGAtgcttttttttataataaataaaagagGATGATGGACGTCCTTTCACTTTTGCCCAAGAATAAGTCTCATCACGGCCATAAACGTTTCTCCACTCCCATGTTATTTGACTTGGCTAAAAAGAAAGTCGATTAAAtagctaaaaaataaaaaaaaaaaataaatctaactaaTCCGGAAGAAcgatctaaataaaatttttctatccatcattaaaataaattatttataatagaCATCTAGAAATCAAGCATCTtttatttacattttttatttggtGATAAAAAATGATAAAGATGATAAAGATGGACATTTAATCTCAGAGACTGAAAGTCTTCCGTGAACTTTGCTCCACCACATGTTAGTTGACTTTGACTTTTGGATGTTGGTCTTTGGAAGAAAcattaagggggtgtttggttctttgttaggaataggaatcgaaatgggaatcattgtattgtggaatgggaatgtgtatgagcatggatatcactcttaaaagcaatgtttggttagttgcatattttctatcggaataaatcaaaatttacttttttacccttaaagaaaaataagagaaaaaattagatgtgagagaaagataaatgtgagagaaaaatataatgaaagagaatgatgagagagaaagtgtgatgagaaagaatgaagagagagaaagtgtgatgtgaaagaatgaagagagagaaagtgtgatgagagaaaatgagaaaagagagtgtgataggagagagcatgatgagagaagatgagagagaaaatatgatgtgagagaaagtacgatgggagaggatgaagagagagaaaatgtaatgagaaaaaaaatgaggagagagagtgtgatgagagagattgaggagagagaaagtatggtgagaaataaagtatgatgagagagaaagtgtgatgaaaaaaagagaacattAAGTGttatgggagagattgaggagagagaaagtatgatgagggagaaagtttgatgagagagaaagtgtgttgaggaaaaaaaagagggagtgtgacaagagagattgaggagagagaaagtgtgatgagagcgaaagtgtaaatgagaaaaaaaaaagagaaaagggagtgtgatgagagagattgaggagagagaaagtgtgatgagagagaaagtatgatgagaaaaaaagaaggaaaagagtacgatggaagagattgaggagagagaaagtatgatgagagagaaaggtaatgagaaaaaaaggaaagagagtgtgataagagagagaaagtatgtgataaaatgatgagagagaacaaggagagagaagtgatatgaaagaaaaaataaataaatatattttgatatttgatattaaggaagaaaattttagttttagctcgagggtatttttggaataagagaatattttgattgatgaaaatagggtaatggctcattgaaggggaggtacatgggaatgagttattacccaatttcaaggattcattcccttatttgtattcttattcctataatccaaacattaacaatgggaatcaacGATTCCCATTCCTATTCCCCActcttattcccctaaaccaaacgccccctaaatgcTTGAAACAGACAATCCCCGGGGTAGTGTATATTAACAAAATTAGAGACCACTCTCCTATGATAAACTGAACCATAATCTACAAGCCATGGCTAGAGGGAACGCCCATTTTCTTATCCTGATTCTGTCTTTACTAGGCATTCATCTCCAAGAAACCAATCTATGCGATGGAGTTCTAAACTCAAGCTGCAACCCTGTTGAGAGAAGCGCTCTGTTGGAATTCAAACAAGGCCTCAAAGATACTACCAACAGGTTGTCTTCTTGGATGGGTGAAGACTGCTGCAAGTGGGAAGGTGTGGCATGTAGCAACCGTACCAGGCATGTGATCATGCTTGACCTTCGCAATTCACACCCTTTTTCTAACGAGAGTTTAGGAGGTGAGTTGAAGCCTTCCTTACTGGGTTTGAAGTACCTCAAGTACCTTGACCTGAGCATGAACAATTTTGGAGGGGTTAATGTTCCAAAATTCATGGGATCATTTCACCATCTTCAATATCTTAACCTCTCCGGAGCTGGATTGGGTGGAGTCCTCCCTCATCAACTTGgtaatctctccaatctacaataTCTTGACTTGAACAATGATTTCGGATTGGACGAATTTAGAATTGATGATGCATTATGGATTTCTGGGCTTTCTTCTCTGAGGCATTTAAAAATGAAGAACGTTAATCTTCAAAACGTTAGTAATTGGCTCCAAGCTCTCAATGTTCTTCCTTCCGTTGAAGAGATCCATTTATCTTCATGTGATATTGAACACATCCCACTCTCTCTCCAACATGTAAACTTCACCTCACTTGCTTTGCTTGATTTGTCTGGTAATCGCATTTCCCCTTCAATACCCACTTGGTTATTCAATATAAGTGGCCTTCAATATCTTGACCTTAGTCATAACAATCTTCATGGTCATATTCCATCCCTCTTTGAAAATTTGGTTTCTCTCAACAACCTAAATTTAGCTGCAAACTCTTTTATACAAGGGGAGATACCTATTTCATTGAGGAATCTATGCAAGCTGCAAAGTTTAAAACTGTCGGGCATCAATCTCAGCATGGATTTGTCAGACTTCgatgttatattttcaggttgtaTCAAAACAAGTTTAGAGATTCTTGAACTGTCTTACACTGGACTTACTGGCCAGTTACCTGAATGGCTATGGGAGCTCAAAAGGCTTAGATCTCTTGATTTGTCTAATAATCAAATTTTTGGCTCTATTCCTGCATCGCTTGGACAACTAGTTTCATTGGAAGAAGTTTATTTTAATGACAATCAAATTAATGGGACTATATCAGAAAGTGTAGGGAGGTTATCAGAGCTAGTTTATTTGGACCTCAACTCCAATTTCTTTGTGGGTGAAATGTCAGAAGCACATTTTGCCAGTTTGACAAAGTTAAAATATTTGAGTTTGTCATCAAACTCCTTGGCTTTAAAGTTTGAGCACAATTGGCTTCCTCCTTTTCAGCTTGAATCCATTTGGATGAGTTCTTGCATCTTGGGTCCTGATTTCCCAGAATGGCTTCAGAAGCAAGAAAATATATTAATCCTTCATATGACGAATGTTGGTATTGTTGATGCTATGCCAGAATGGTTTTGGAGCTTGATTTCTGGAGCCTACTATGTGGATATATCTGACAACCAAATTAGTGGCAGAGTACCTAATTTAATGCATTTAAGCAAGCTAATCGAGTTTTATATAAGTTCTAACAACTTCGGTGGCCCTCTTCCATATTTCCCTCTTAGTTTAGAAGTATTAATCATCTACAACAATTCATTCTCAGGGCCAATTCTCCCTAGAATCATCATGGGTATGCCAAAACTCATTTACTTATCACtttccaaaaataattttattgacaCTATTCCCTTACCTTTGTGCCACCTTCCACAGTTGGGTGTCCTTGATCTTTCAGACAATCTCTTATCAGGAAAATTGCCTAATTGTTGGAATAGCTCTTCAGCACTTAgagtgtttgatttttcaagaaaCAATATATTTGGAGGGATTCCAAAATCAATGTGCTCACTTTCGTCACTTAATTCATTGCATCTGAGCAATAACAATCTATCTGGACAGTTACCTTTGTCCTTAAAGTACTGTCAAAAACTACTCATTCTTGATCTGGGATATAATGAGTTCAGTGGTGAAATACCAACATGGGTAGGAAGAAGGCTCATCTCACTCCAATTTCTCAGATTGAGATCCAATAAATTGTGTGGAAATATTCCACCCAATCTTTCATTACTAGGTAACATACAAATCCTTGACCTTGCAGGAAATAAGCTCTCAGGCACCATTCCACAAAGCTTTGGAAACTTTATTGCCATGACAGTCATTAGAAAAATTCCTAGTTTGCTCATGCATGTACTTGAAGTTTATTATATGGAGAGCATGCTAGTGTCAACTAAAGGTGGTTCTCAAGAGTATAATAAGCTGCTTACGCTTTTGAATATAATGGATCTTTCAAATAATAACTTGATTGGTAAAATCCCTACTGAACTAATGAACCTATCAGGATTGTTCGGTTTGGATTTATCTGGAAATCATTTAACAGGAGAAATCCCAGAAAAGATCAGTGCATTGCAACAATTGGAGTCTCTTGATTTGTCTAGAAACAATTTATCCGGAGGAATTCCTCATAGCATGGCCAATATGTCATCTTTGGGGTTTTTAAATTTGTCCTATAACAACTTATCAGGCCAAATTCCACTCGGTAATCAGCTCCTAACTTTATTCAGTGATCCATTAGTCTACATGGGAAATTTTGATCTTTGTGGGTTCCCTCTTGATCGGAGTTGCAAGGGAAGTGAGACAACACAAACTTCAAATAACATAGATGACAAGAATGAAAATGAAATGATATGGCTATACATAAGTTTTGCTCTCGGTTTTCTTACTGGATTTTGGACAATTTGCGGGACACTGCTACTGAAGAAGAATTGGAAGATTTGCTATTTCAGATTTTTCGACAACACATTTGACAAGGTTTATGTGTACATTATGATGAACTTTCGAAAATTTGCTCTGTAATAGGTCATCATCGTGCACTTCTTGCTTtctaacaaaaaataataataataataattgaactCTACTTCTACAAGTATGTTTCTTCATACTGAATTTTCTTTTCATGCAAATATAAGAAAATTATTAAGTTCTACTATTCTTCAACTCTGGTTTTTGTAGCTCTACTTGTGTATATCATCAACTTAGttataaattaactaaaattttctagACTTTTTCAGAAAAATCCAATTAAACCCCCAAcaaaaccattttttttttttatttctctcccctATTGCCgaagttttgttttatttttttttttcctttctcacCATTTTTCCCCTCCCGGCAAAGCTTGTTTTTCCCTTTCTCACCGTCAAAGCCTTTTTTTTTCCCCCACCGAAGCTTTCTTACAATTCATATAACAATTTGACTAAAATTGTTGTGCATCTATGCTGCAGATAATATGATGTAACTTATGCATAATTGCTGCATAACATCTAAAGTAATATAACATATGGGGAGAATCGGTGTATTAGAGGAGGTGAATAGTACgtgtgatttttttattatttctgaaaaacatagaataatacagtgaaaataaagaaataaacaaaaataattaacattgttgattatatttggttcggagcctgtgacgactcctactccaaggctcgcgatagTTGATCGTTTTCGTTGGCCAATTTGCTATCAGTTCTGAATAAGTATAAGTGtgaaattataatattaaaatgacTGTAAGATAAAGTATATCAACAACTACAGATTTGAAGATTCTTGTGCTAGCTTGTTGGAGCGGCATTACAGTGTCGCCGAGGGCTTTTCTTAGCAGTGCGCAAGAGCGAAAGTCGTTCGGAATGAATGTCTCGAAGCTGCCGGTCGAACCCCATTTTATAGCGGAGCTAGACTTGATCTAGATCTACTGATATCGGGATCAGTCTTTGACTTAacgttgatcgatcgatcgatccaggagttCGGTCGACGGAACCTTCTGAACATGCCCAGCTTCCCGTCCAGATTCTGCCGCTTTAGATAGAGCTTtcgttcggttgatcgatcccgcTGTTCGATAAACCGATCCTGCTTTCCTCACTGACTTATCTGGTCCGATCAACTCAGTCGATTGAGTCAACGCCTATCCaacattcggtcgactgaacccgaggttcggtcgaccgatcccttggtcgaacctTAGCCGCAAGCTGATATGATCTTcggggtttggtcgactgatccaggAGTTTGGTCGACGGAACCTTCTGAACCTGCCCAGCTTCCCGTCCAGATTTTGCCCTTTTGGATAAagcctttgttcggtcgaccgatcccgtcgTTCGATCGGCCAATCCTACTTTCCTCGCTGGCTTATATAGTTCGATCAACCCAGTCAATTGAGTCAACGCCTATCcacagtcgaccgatcccttggtcgaacctTAGCTGCAAGCTGATATGATATtcggggtttggtcgaccgatccaggagtttGGTCGATGAAACCTTCTGAACCTGCCCAGCTTCCCGTCTAAATTTTGCCCTTTTGGATAGagcctttgttcggtcgaccgatcccgctgttcgatcaaccgatcctgCTTTCCTCGCTGATTTATCTGGTCTGATCAACTCGGTCGATTGAGTCAACGTCTATCCAccgttcggtcgattgaacccgAGGTTCGGTTGACCTATCCCTTGGTCGAACCTTAGCCGCAAGCTGATATGATCTtcggggtttggtcgaccgatccaggagtttGGTCGACGGAACCTTCTGAACCTACCCAGCTTCCCGTCCAGATTTTGTCCTTTTGGATAGagcctttgttcggtcgaccgatcccgtcgttcgatcgaccaatcccgcTTTCTTCGCTGGCTTATCTGGTCCGATCAACCCGGTCGATTGAGTCAACGCCTATCCACCATTCGGTCAACTGAactcaaggttcggtcgaccgatcccttggtcgaacctTAGCCGCAAGCTGATATGATCTTCGggatttggtcgaccgatccaggagtttGGTTGACGGAACCTTCTGAACCTGCCCAACTTCCCGTCCAGATTTTGCCCTTTTGGATAGAGCCTTTGTTTGGTCGACGATCCCgctgttcgatcaaccgatcctaCTTTCCTCGCTGACTTATCTGGTCCGATCAACTCGGTCGATTGAGTCAATGTCTATCCACCGTTCGATCGATTGaacctgaggttcggtcgacccatCCCTTGGTTGAACCTTAGCCGCAAGCTGATATGATCTTCAGGGTTTGGTCGACAGAACCTTCTGAACCTGCCCAGTTTCCCGTCCAGATTTTGCCCTTTTGGATAGAgcctttgttcggtcgatcgaccTCGTCGTTCGATCGACTAATCCTGCTTTCCTCGCTGGCTTATCTGGTACGATCAACCCGGTCGATTGAGTCAACTCCTATCCaccattcggtcgactgaactcgaggttcggtcgacctagttcagtcgaccgatcccttggtcgaacctTAGCCGCAAATTGATATGATCtctagggttcggtcgaccgattaaggCCGCAAACTTCAATCTGCAAAATCTAGTtttttgcaaaatagagttagagaaATAgacaaataatataaaatataactttgataatctccagactgtccggttctgactttcggatttcacaaaaaccctaggtcgaactaatgcctactgttccc from Zingiber officinale cultivar Zhangliang chromosome 6B, Zo_v1.1, whole genome shotgun sequence carries:
- the LOC121990620 gene encoding receptor-like protein EIX1 encodes the protein MARGNAHFLILILSLLGIHLQETNLCDGVLNSSCNPVERSALLEFKQGLKDTTNRLSSWMGEDCCKWEGVACSNRTRHVIMLDLRNSHPFSNESLGGELKPSLLGLKYLKYLDLSMNNFGGVNVPKFMGSFHHLQYLNLSGAGLGGVLPHQLGNLSNLQYLDLNNDFGLDEFRIDDALWISGLSSLRHLKMKNVNLQNVSNWLQALNVLPSVEEIHLSSCDIEHIPLSLQHVNFTSLALLDLSGNRISPSIPTWLFNISGLQYLDLSHNNLHGHIPSLFENLVSLNNLNLAANSFIQGEIPISLRNLCKLQSLKLSGINLSMDLSDFDVIFSGCIKTSLEILELSYTGLTGQLPEWLWELKRLRSLDLSNNQIFGSIPASLGQLVSLEEVYFNDNQINGTISESVGRLSELVYLDLNSNFFVGEMSEAHFASLTKLKYLSLSSNSLALKFEHNWLPPFQLESIWMSSCILGPDFPEWLQKQENILILHMTNVGIVDAMPEWFWSLISGAYYVDISDNQISGRVPNLMHLSKLIEFYISSNNFGGPLPYFPLSLEVLIIYNNSFSGPILPRIIMGMPKLIYLSLSKNNFIDTIPLPLCHLPQLGVLDLSDNLLSGKLPNCWNSSSALRVFDFSRNNIFGGIPKSMCSLSSLNSLHLSNNNLSGQLPLSLKYCQKLLILDLGYNEFSGEIPTWVGRRLISLQFLRLRSNKLCGNIPPNLSLLGNIQILDLAGNKLSGTIPQSFGNFIAMTVIRKIPSLLMHVLEVYYMESMLVSTKGGSQEYNKLLTLLNIMDLSNNNLIGKIPTELMNLSGLFGLDLSGNHLTGEIPEKISALQQLESLDLSRNNLSGGIPHSMANMSSLGFLNLSYNNLSGQIPLGNQLLTLFSDPLVYMGNFDLCGFPLDRSCKGSETTQTSNNIDDKNENEMIWLYISFALGFLTGFWTICGTLLLKKNWKICYFRFFDNTFDKVYVYIMMNFRKFAL